A window of the Streptomyces sp. JB150 genome harbors these coding sequences:
- a CDS encoding ATP-binding protein: MTSHQGDAVPSPVHHTSRPFDAVAPEPAGGGAARPVSAALRIMTSEEGVAQARAFTQDTLREWSLDHRGDDAALVVTELAANAVVHAVPQAPADDPEVWLGLSRGGDHLTLTVSDPGDTPPVYAPHGTSTLEEHGRGLFIVDALSEEWGWTPCPPVGKTVWARLSTTCPLLP; this comes from the coding sequence ATGACGTCGCATCAGGGAGATGCCGTGCCGTCACCCGTGCATCACACCTCTCGGCCCTTCGACGCGGTGGCGCCGGAGCCGGCCGGAGGAGGCGCGGCCCGGCCCGTGTCCGCCGCGCTGCGCATCATGACCAGCGAGGAGGGCGTGGCACAGGCGCGGGCGTTCACCCAGGACACGCTGCGGGAGTGGTCGCTGGACCACCGCGGCGACGACGCCGCCCTCGTGGTCACCGAACTCGCCGCCAACGCCGTCGTCCACGCGGTGCCGCAGGCTCCGGCGGACGACCCGGAGGTCTGGCTCGGCCTGAGCCGCGGCGGCGACCACCTGACGCTCACCGTCTCCGACCCCGGCGACACCCCGCCGGTGTACGCGCCCCACGGCACTTCCACCCTGGAAGAGCACGGCCGCGGCCTGTTCATCGTCGACGCCCTGTCCGAGGAGTGGGGCTGGACCCCGTGTCCCCCGGTGGGCAAGACCGTGTGGGCCAGGCTGTCGACCACGTGTCCGTTACTGCCATGA
- a CDS encoding ABC transporter ATP-binding protein gives MASPPEKPLDHRYQGEHPIRTLAYLFRADRRRLAAAVGVFTFKHSPIWLLPLITASIIDTVVQHRPVAELFASTGIILFILLVNYPLHVLYVRLLYGSVRRMGTGLRSALCTRMQQLSIGYHSRVSAGVLQAKVVRDVETVEQMVQQTAEQGLGATTVLIGGLVIIAVRTPEFLPVFLVVVPAAALLVARLRSRLRTHNEHFRHEVEALSSRVTEMTRLIPVTRAHGLEGKALRRMDRTLRRLLASGMRLDLVNGRFGSLAWVVLNVVGVLVLAGAALISYYGVWGVTPGDVVMLSAFLTTLTNSVTTLAGLTPVISKGLESVRSVGEVLQAPELEDNEGKAEVTAVHGAVTFEHVGYAYDGGRAAVRDFTLDVTPGETIALVGASGAGKSTVLNLVIGFIRPTRGRLLLDGTDMAGLDLRTYRRFVSVVPQESILFDGTVRENVAYGMDDADEEAVRAALRDANALEFVDRLPQGLDTLVGEHGARLSGGQRQRLAIARALIRDPRVLVLDEATSALDTRSEALVQQALARLLRGRTTFVVAHRLSTVRGADRIVVMGDGRIQEVGTHEELLRRGGAYAALHQGQAA, from the coding sequence ATGGCGTCGCCGCCCGAGAAACCGCTCGATCACCGCTACCAGGGCGAGCATCCGATACGCACCCTCGCCTACCTGTTCCGCGCCGACCGCCGGCGTCTCGCCGCCGCGGTCGGCGTCTTCACGTTCAAGCACAGCCCCATCTGGCTGCTGCCGCTGATCACCGCGTCCATCATCGACACCGTCGTCCAGCACCGGCCCGTCGCCGAACTCTTCGCCAGCACCGGGATCATCCTCTTCATCCTGCTGGTCAACTACCCCCTGCACGTCCTTTACGTCCGCCTCCTCTACGGCAGCGTCCGCCGCATGGGCACCGGCCTGCGCTCCGCGCTGTGCACCCGCATGCAGCAGCTGTCGATCGGCTACCACTCCCGGGTCAGCGCCGGCGTCCTCCAGGCCAAGGTGGTCCGCGACGTCGAGACCGTCGAGCAGATGGTCCAGCAGACGGCCGAGCAGGGACTCGGCGCCACCACCGTGCTCATCGGCGGTCTGGTCATCATCGCCGTCCGCACCCCCGAGTTCCTCCCCGTCTTCCTGGTCGTCGTGCCCGCCGCCGCCCTCCTCGTCGCCCGGCTGCGGTCCCGGCTGCGCACCCACAACGAGCACTTCCGGCACGAGGTGGAGGCCCTGTCCTCCCGGGTGACCGAGATGACCCGTCTGATCCCGGTCACCCGCGCCCACGGCCTGGAGGGCAAGGCGCTGCGCCGCATGGACCGCACCCTGCGCCGGCTGCTCGCCTCCGGGATGCGCCTCGACCTGGTCAACGGCCGATTCGGCTCGCTGGCCTGGGTGGTGCTCAACGTCGTCGGCGTCCTCGTCCTGGCCGGCGCCGCGCTGATCTCGTACTACGGCGTGTGGGGCGTCACCCCCGGCGACGTCGTCATGCTCAGCGCGTTCCTGACCACCCTCACCAACTCCGTCACCACGCTGGCCGGCCTGACCCCGGTCATCTCCAAGGGCCTGGAGTCGGTCCGCTCGGTCGGCGAGGTGCTCCAGGCGCCGGAACTGGAGGACAACGAGGGCAAGGCCGAGGTCACCGCCGTACACGGCGCCGTCACCTTCGAACACGTCGGCTACGCCTACGACGGCGGGCGGGCCGCCGTCCGCGACTTCACCCTCGACGTCACCCCCGGCGAGACCATCGCCCTGGTCGGCGCGTCCGGCGCCGGCAAGTCCACCGTCCTCAACCTGGTCATCGGCTTCATCCGCCCCACCCGGGGCCGGCTGCTGCTCGACGGCACCGACATGGCCGGCCTCGACCTGCGCACCTACCGCCGGTTCGTCTCCGTGGTGCCCCAGGAGTCGATCCTCTTCGACGGCACGGTCCGCGAGAACGTCGCCTACGGCATGGACGACGCCGACGAGGAGGCCGTCCGCGCCGCGCTGCGGGACGCGAACGCGCTGGAGTTCGTCGACCGGCTGCCGCAGGGCCTCGACACCCTGGTCGGGGAGCACGGCGCCCGGCTGTCCGGTGGGCAGCGGCAGCGGCTCGCCATCGCCCGCGCCCTCATCCGGGACCCCAGGGTGCTGGTGCTCGACGAGGCCACCTCCGCCCTCGACACCCGCTCCGAGGCACTGGTCCAGCAGGCGCTCGCCCGGCTGCTGCGCGGCCGGACCACCTTCGTCGTCGCCCACCGGCTGTCCACGGTGCGCGGCGCGGACCGGATCGTGGTCATGGGCGACGGCCGGATCCAGGAGGTCGGCACCCACGAGGAACTGCTCCGCCGGGGCGGCGCCTACGCGGCGCTGCACCAGGGCCAAGCAGCGTGA
- a CDS encoding DUF5133 domain-containing protein, which produces MLVPDPKVVRKLLTRYATLRIAQAERESAATARELDDVSYTLCVMMGTSEINEAIARADALLLTDGRAADPDEDSDSGLSVAV; this is translated from the coding sequence GTGCTTGTACCGGACCCGAAGGTCGTCAGAAAGCTCCTGACCCGGTACGCGACCCTGCGGATCGCTCAGGCGGAGCGGGAGAGCGCGGCCACGGCACGCGAGTTGGACGACGTCAGTTACACGCTCTGCGTGATGATGGGCACCAGTGAGATCAACGAGGCCATCGCCAGGGCGGACGCCCTGCTGCTGACCGACGGCCGGGCGGCGGACCCGGACGAGGACAGCGACAGCGGCCTGTCGGTGGCGGTCTGA
- the tgmB gene encoding ATP-grasp ribosomal peptide maturase, translating into MTVLILTSDQDVTADMVVVHLNASGVPVVRLDPADLTGGVSLSGEYVHGSFRGHLWSAGRLVGLEGLRSVWVRRPGAPAARAAAPSAWLTEESSQALYGMLRSTGARWMNHPDAARRARHKPWQLRLAQCSGLPVPATLITTLPQAARDFAERFPDLVVKPVSGAHPQEPPQAVPTSRVPPGTDFAAVAFGPTLLQRRIAKRADIRLTAVGDRLLAARKETPPDADPDEVDVRFATPVLPWAAAEVPPRIAEGVRAYLRGAELAYGAFDFVEDGDGTWWFLECNQSGQFGFVEVDTGQPIARAIAEWLARPAAGLPRRSCDAGTAVP; encoded by the coding sequence ATGACCGTACTGATCCTGACCAGCGACCAGGACGTGACCGCGGACATGGTGGTCGTGCACCTGAACGCGTCCGGAGTGCCGGTGGTCCGGCTGGACCCCGCCGATCTGACGGGCGGGGTCTCGCTCTCGGGCGAGTATGTGCACGGCTCCTTCCGGGGCCATCTGTGGTCCGCGGGGCGGCTGGTGGGTCTGGAGGGGCTACGGTCCGTGTGGGTGCGCCGCCCGGGCGCCCCGGCCGCTCGCGCGGCGGCGCCCTCCGCCTGGCTGACCGAGGAGTCGTCGCAGGCGCTGTACGGCATGCTGCGCTCCACCGGAGCCCGCTGGATGAACCATCCCGACGCCGCTCGCCGGGCCCGTCACAAGCCGTGGCAGCTGCGTCTCGCCCAGTGCAGCGGGCTTCCGGTGCCGGCCACACTGATCACGACCTTGCCGCAGGCCGCGCGGGACTTCGCCGAGCGTTTCCCGGATCTGGTGGTCAAGCCGGTCTCGGGCGCGCATCCGCAGGAGCCGCCGCAGGCCGTGCCGACCAGCCGGGTGCCGCCCGGCACCGACTTCGCCGCGGTCGCGTTCGGGCCGACGCTGCTCCAGCGGCGGATCGCCAAGCGGGCGGACATCCGGCTCACGGCCGTCGGCGACCGGCTGCTGGCGGCCCGCAAGGAGACCCCGCCCGACGCCGACCCCGACGAGGTCGACGTCCGCTTCGCCACGCCCGTCCTGCCCTGGGCCGCGGCCGAGGTGCCGCCGCGGATAGCGGAGGGGGTGCGCGCCTATCTGCGCGGGGCGGAGCTGGCGTACGGCGCCTTCGACTTCGTGGAGGACGGCGACGGGACCTGGTGGTTCCTGGAGTGCAACCAGTCCGGTCAGTTCGGGTTCGTGGAGGTGGACACGGGTCAGCCGATCGCCCGGGCGATCGCCGAGTGGCTGGCCCGGCCCGCCGCGGGGCTGCCGCGGCGGAGCTGCGACGCCGGCACCGCGGTCCCGTGA
- the tgmA gene encoding putative ATP-grasp-modified RiPP, whose amino-acid sequence MQPFALNYARPTAELDVATPYAYDPGRQLNVLFDGRIAATDHALLRELGTTTSTAGSKTHFDD is encoded by the coding sequence ATGCAACCGTTCGCGCTCAACTACGCACGCCCGACGGCGGAGTTGGACGTCGCCACCCCCTACGCCTACGACCCCGGACGGCAGTTGAACGTGCTCTTCGACGGCCGGATCGCCGCGACCGATCACGCTCTGCTCCGGGAGCTGGGGACCACGACGTCCACGGCGGGCTCGAAGACCCACTTCGACGACTGA
- a CDS encoding FAD-dependent oxidoreductase gives MPRPLRVAIVGAGPAGIYAADALLKSDVAAEPGVSIDLFERMPAPFGLIRYGVAPDHPRIKGIITALHQVLDKPQIRLFGNVDYGTDISLDDLRSFYDAVIFSTGAMADRDLPIPGIDLDGSYGAADFVSWYDGHPDVPRTWPLEAEKVAVLGVGNVALDIARILAKTADELLPTEIPPNVYEGLKANKAVEVHVFGRRGPAQAKFSPMELRELDHSPNIEVIVDPEDIDYDEGSIETRRGNKQADMVAKTLENWAIRDVGDRPHKLFLHFFESPVEILGEDGKVVGLRTERTELDGTGNVKGTGEFTDWDVSAVYRAVGYLSDKLPKLPWDIDSGTVPDEGGRVIEEGGGHLQSVYVTGWIRRGPVGLIGHTKGDANETVANLLDDFANGRLQTPQAPAPEAVDAFLAERNIRFTTWEGWYKLDAAEKALGEPQGRERVKIVEREDMLKASGA, from the coding sequence ATGCCCCGCCCTCTGCGGGTAGCCATCGTCGGTGCCGGCCCGGCCGGGATCTACGCCGCCGACGCCCTGCTCAAGTCCGACGTGGCCGCCGAACCCGGCGTGTCCATCGACCTCTTCGAGCGGATGCCGGCACCGTTCGGCCTGATCCGCTACGGCGTCGCTCCGGACCACCCCCGGATCAAGGGCATCATCACCGCCCTGCACCAGGTGCTCGACAAGCCGCAGATCCGCCTCTTCGGCAACGTCGACTACGGCACCGACATCAGCCTGGACGACCTGCGGTCGTTCTACGACGCGGTGATCTTCTCCACCGGCGCGATGGCCGACCGGGACCTGCCGATCCCCGGCATCGACCTCGACGGCTCCTACGGCGCCGCCGACTTCGTCTCCTGGTACGACGGCCACCCGGACGTGCCGCGCACCTGGCCGCTGGAGGCGGAGAAGGTCGCCGTCCTCGGCGTCGGCAACGTCGCCCTCGACATCGCGCGCATCCTCGCCAAGACGGCGGACGAGCTGCTGCCGACCGAGATCCCGCCGAACGTCTACGAGGGCCTGAAGGCCAACAAGGCCGTCGAGGTCCACGTGTTCGGCCGCCGTGGCCCGGCGCAGGCCAAGTTCAGCCCCATGGAGCTGCGCGAGCTGGACCACTCCCCCAACATCGAGGTCATCGTCGACCCCGAGGACATCGACTACGACGAGGGCTCGATCGAGACCCGGCGCGGCAACAAGCAGGCCGACATGGTCGCCAAGACGCTGGAGAACTGGGCGATCCGCGACGTCGGCGACCGCCCGCACAAGCTCTTCCTGCACTTCTTCGAGTCGCCGGTGGAGATCCTGGGCGAGGACGGCAAGGTCGTGGGCCTGCGCACCGAGCGCACCGAGCTGGACGGCACCGGCAACGTCAAGGGCACGGGCGAGTTCACCGACTGGGACGTCTCCGCCGTCTACCGCGCGGTCGGCTACCTCTCCGACAAGCTGCCGAAGCTGCCCTGGGACATCGACTCGGGCACCGTGCCCGACGAGGGCGGCCGGGTCATCGAGGAGGGTGGCGGCCACCTGCAGTCGGTGTACGTCACCGGCTGGATCCGGCGCGGCCCGGTGGGTCTCATCGGCCACACCAAGGGTGACGCCAACGAGACCGTCGCCAACCTGCTGGACGACTTCGCGAACGGCCGTCTCCAGACCCCGCAGGCGCCCGCGCCCGAGGCCGTCGACGCCTTCCTGGCGGAGCGGAACATCCGCTTCACCACCTGGGAGGGCTGGTACAAGCTGGACGCCGCGGAGAAGGCGCTGGGCGAGCCGCAGGGCCGCGAGCGCGTGAAGATCGTCGAGCGTGAGGACATGCTCAAGGCGAGCGGTGCGTAA
- a CDS encoding Fur family transcriptional regulator, producing MSGRTTRQRAAVLDGLTHCHGFVSAQELHARLTARGVSIGLTTVYRALRHFAATGGVDMVRDKAGERLYRPRPGDGHRHYLICRHCGFSRPLDSAVVEEWAERVTADTGFAAVEHTVELTGVCTECQAASRVDDGQPVKVSKARLSPS from the coding sequence GTGAGCGGCCGTACGACGCGGCAGCGAGCGGCCGTGCTCGACGGCCTGACGCACTGTCACGGCTTCGTGTCCGCGCAGGAGTTGCACGCCCGGCTGACCGCGCGCGGCGTGTCCATCGGCCTGACCACCGTGTACCGCGCGCTGCGTCACTTCGCGGCCACCGGCGGCGTCGACATGGTGCGCGACAAGGCGGGTGAGCGGCTCTACCGCCCCCGGCCCGGCGACGGGCACCGGCACTATCTGATCTGCCGTCACTGCGGCTTCAGCCGTCCCCTGGACAGCGCGGTCGTGGAGGAGTGGGCCGAACGCGTCACGGCCGACACGGGGTTCGCCGCGGTCGAGCACACCGTGGAACTCACGGGCGTCTGCACCGAATGCCAGGCCGCCTCGAGAGTGGACGATGGGCAGCCGGTGAAGGTTTCGAAGGCTCGCTTATCACCCTCATAA
- a CDS encoding metalloregulator ArsR/SmtB family transcription factor → MPAREPVSPALDAHLRPPDGARLAEATEVFAMLADPTRLHLLWLLAQGESDVGTLTERCAASRTAVSQHLAKLRLAGLVESRREGRHIHYSLRDGHLRRLVMEALSHADHRVSGKAPHD, encoded by the coding sequence ATGCCTGCTCGTGAGCCCGTGTCGCCCGCCCTCGACGCGCATCTGCGCCCCCCGGACGGCGCGCGTCTGGCGGAGGCCACCGAGGTGTTCGCGATGCTCGCCGATCCCACCCGGCTGCATCTGCTGTGGCTGCTGGCGCAGGGGGAGTCGGACGTCGGCACGCTCACCGAGCGCTGCGCGGCCTCGCGCACGGCGGTCAGCCAGCACCTGGCCAAGCTGCGGCTCGCCGGGCTGGTCGAGTCCCGCCGGGAGGGGCGGCACATCCACTACAGCCTGCGCGACGGCCATCTGCGCCGCCTGGTCATGGAAGCCCTCAGCCACGCCGACCACCGGGTCAGCGGAAAGGCTCCGCACGACTGA